The following nucleotide sequence is from Pedosphaera parvula Ellin514.
GACGATTTGCTCGCCCTTGCCCAGAGCATCCACAATCACAGCCCATTCTTTAAATGCCGTACGCATAATGGAAGCTTAACTTCCCGGCATGGCAAAGTCGAGCGGCACAACCACTTCGGGTTGACGCATTTCATTAAGGGGCTGGATCAACAACACCAGATAATTTGATCGCAAAACCATCCCATCACTTGGCTATAGACTTGCCTAGGAGCCATTCATTCCACTAATCTACGATGAATTAAATCTATGAATACCTCTATCCGGATTCGCCTATCCATCATGATGTTCCTCCAGTACTTCATCTGGGGTTCCTGGTATGTAACGATGTATACTTTCTTGAGCCAGACTCAGAAATTTCCCGATGGACAGATCGGCTTGGCTTACGGGACTACAGCCCTTGCAGCCATGATCTCTCCTTTTTTTGTAGGCATGATTGCGGATCGTTTCTTTGCCACCGAAAAAGTTCTTTGTTTCCTTCATTGCGCAGGTGGTGTGCTCCTCTATTTGGCTTCACAACAAACTAGTTTCTGGGGCTTCTATGCGCTCTTGCTGGCTCATACTTTGTGCTACATGCCCACGATGGCCCTCACAAACTCCCTTTCGTTTTCGCACATGACGGATACTGGCAAACAGTTTACGGGCATTCGAGTTCTGGGGACAATTGGGTGGATAGCCGCCGGCCTCCTGGTAGGAGCAATGAAAATCGAAGCTGCCAAAACCCCCATGGTAATTGGCGCAGTGGCCTCGATCGTTATGGGAGTTTTCTGCCTCTGCCTGCCCCATACTCCGCCCAAAGCTGCGGGCGAACCCGTTAGCGTGCGCGCCGTGCTGGGTTTGGATGCGTTGAGCTTGTTGAAAGACCGCTCCTTCGCGATCTTTGCCCTCAGTTCTTTCATGATCTGTATTCCTTTGGCGTTTTATTACAATCTCACAAACGGCTTTTTAAACGAATTGAACGTCCAAAACGCTGCTGGCAAGATGACAATGGGCCAAATGTCCGAGCTCTTTTTCATGCTCGTTTTTCCCTTCTTTTTCTCCCGCCTTGGCATAAAGAAGATGCTCATGGCAGGCATGCTGGCCTGGGCCGTACGGTACCTGCTTTTTGCTTATGGTAACAGTCAGTCGTTGGTATGGATGCTTTACCTCGGCATTATTCTTCATGGCGTATGCTACGATTTCTTTTTTGTCACTGGTCAGGTATACGTGGATAATCAGGCCTCTGAAAAGATACGCTCGGCAGCCCAGGGTTTCATTGCTTTCATAACCTACGGTTCGGGTATGTTTGTCGGCTCATTGATCCAAGGCAAGGTTGCGGGAATGTATGCACTCCAGCCTTCGGGTCATAACTGGCGAAGCATCTGGATCATTCCGGCTGGCGGAGCTGCAGCTGTTCTGATCCTTTTTGTTTTATTCTTCCAAAGCAAGGACAAGAAGCAACTCAAGTCCGTTCCGGCAATGGATCCCGTGGCAATTGCAGAATAGTGCCTGAGGTCGCTGCATAAAATTCAGAGCATTTTTCAAGCCCATGTTCCAGATATCTCTGGCTGAATGGTCGCTCCATCGCGCATTGGAGAGTGGCAAGCTTGACCACATGGATTTTCCCAAAGTCGCTCGCAACGACTTTGGAATTCATGCCATTGAACTGGTAAACACTTTCTTCAAAGCAAAAGCTAAAGATCAGGACTATTTGGCTGAGTTTAGGAAACGAGCAGACGACTTCGGCGTAAAGGCCTTGCTCATCATGTGCGACCATGAGGGAAACGTGGGCGATGCTGAGCCCGAGGCAAGAAAAAATGCCATCGAGAATCATCGTAAATGGCTGGAGGCGGCGAAATTCCTCGGCTGCCATTCCATTCGAGTAAATGCTTACTCCTCGGGAACTCCTGAAGAACAAAAGGAGTTTGTGAGCGAAGGTTTGCATACGCTTTCCGAAGCTGCAGCGAAACTGGAATTGAGCGTTCTCGTTGAAAATCATGGTGGCCTTTCCTCCAATGCTGCCTGGCTTGCCTCAGTGATCAGAAAGGTCAACCTGCCTAACTGCGGCACCCTGCCCGATTTTGGAAATTGGAAACTGGCAGATGGAACTGAATACGACCGTTATCAAGGACTTACTGAACTGATGCCTTTCGCAAAATCCGTCAGTGCCAAATCTCGCGACTTTGATGCCAGTGGCAATGAAGCCCACAGCGATTATCGACGCATGGTGCAAATTGTCCTCGCTGCGGGTTATCACGGTCACCTGGGCATCGAATACAGTGGTGAGCAGATTTCGGAAGCTGAAGGAATTCTGACCACCAAAAGGCTTCTCGAAATTGTGAGAGCTGAGTTTTCCCGGAACCAGGTCAACTGATTTTCCTGATTTCTTCATTGGAACCCAGATCGCGGAGCAATTCCACTACATTCCTGAGTTGCCCTGGCAAAAGCAAATCAGGAGCGATTTCAGCGAGGGGTTGAAGGACAAACCTGCGCAAATGCGCACGTGGATGAGGCAAAACCAATGTTGCGTGGTTGCGCACCTCGTTACCAAAAGAAATCAGGTCCAGGTCCAAAGGCCGGGGTTCGTTCAAGACCTTCTTGGTTTGACGACCAAACTCCCTTTCCAAGGTTTGCAACCTCGACAACAACGACTCGGGTGTTTCGCCGCTTTCTGGGACCAAGCCAATTACAGCATTCAAAAACATCGGCGAACCAGGCGGACAGTCGACTGGGGTCGTTTCCCAGAAAGAGGATTTAAGAAGTGGCTCAGTCGAAATCCGTTCCAGTCTGAGTATGACATCTTGTAGAATTCGTTTGGAATCTCCCAAATTGGATCCTAAGGCAATGAAAGCAAGATTAGGATTCATTGCAGTTTCAATTTGGCATTCGCTCCGGCAATGTCGAACCTACTTAAGCCCGAGTACATCCTGCATGTTGTAGAGGCCGGGCTTTTGCTTCACCACCCATTCGGCAGCCCGTAATGCACCATTCGCAAAAGTCTCACGACTGGAGGCTTTGTGCGTAAGTTCAACGCGTTCACCATTGGTGGCGAAAATAACAGTGTGATCGCCAACCACATCCCCACCACGCACAGAATGCATGCCAATTTCTGACGCAGTGCGCTCACCAACAATCCCCTCCCGTCCATGACGCAAAGCTTCCTTAAGTTGGAGCTTGCGCACATCGGCCAATATTTCCGCCAGCGTGGTCGCGGTGCCGCTCGGAGCATCTTTCTTTAACCGGTGATGCATCTCTACAATTTCCAGGTCAAAATCGGACCCAAGAATTTCGGCAGCTTTGCGAGTCAGCCAAAAGAGCGTATTAACACCGGTGGAAAAATTTGTGGCGAGCACGATGGGAATCTTCGAAGCAAGACTGACAATCTTTGCTTTGTCAGCTTCTGAATGCCCCGTGGTGCCAATCACGATCGCCTTTTTATGCTGCGCGGAAACTTCCGCAAATCCGGCTGAAGCGGCGTGAAAGCTAAAATCAATTACCACGTCCGCCTCTTTAATCACGTCCGCAAGATTTTCTCCCGCATCGATTTGGCCCGCGACCTTCAGTTCAGGATTGCGCTCCGCACAGGCAATCAACGCCTTGCCCATACGCCCCTTGGAACCGGTAATAATTACTTTGGTCATGGCAAATCTTCTTATTTCAAGACACCGCAAACCTTCAATGTATTCTTTAACACGTCGCGATTTTTTGAATTCATTGGCACGAGGGGAAGACGATATTCCTCTTCAATGATCCCCATCATGGCAAGTGCAGCTTTCACTGGCAGAGGATTGGTTTCAATAAACAGGTCTTTAAAGATCGGGTAATATTTATCGTGAAGTTTAAGCGCCATGGCCGCTTTGCCTATGGTAAAAGCCTGCACCAGATGACATACCTCACGCGGAATGATGTTCGAAGCCACACTGATTACCCCGTGGGCACCCACTGACATAAAAGGCAGCGTCAAAGAGTCGTCTCCACTAAGGATGGTGAAATTA
It contains:
- the folK gene encoding 2-amino-4-hydroxy-6-hydroxymethyldihydropteridine diphosphokinase, whose amino-acid sequence is MNPNLAFIALGSNLGDSKRILQDVILRLERISTEPLLKSSFWETTPVDCPPGSPMFLNAVIGLVPESGETPESLLSRLQTLEREFGRQTKKVLNEPRPLDLDLISFGNEVRNHATLVLPHPRAHLRRFVLQPLAEIAPDLLLPGQLRNVVELLRDLGSNEEIRKIS
- a CDS encoding sugar phosphate isomerase/epimerase family protein; the protein is MFQISLAEWSLHRALESGKLDHMDFPKVARNDFGIHAIELVNTFFKAKAKDQDYLAEFRKRADDFGVKALLIMCDHEGNVGDAEPEARKNAIENHRKWLEAAKFLGCHSIRVNAYSSGTPEEQKEFVSEGLHTLSEAAAKLELSVLVENHGGLSSNAAWLASVIRKVNLPNCGTLPDFGNWKLADGTEYDRYQGLTELMPFAKSVSAKSRDFDASGNEAHSDYRRMVQIVLAAGYHGHLGIEYSGEQISEAEGILTTKRLLEIVRAEFSRNQVN
- the dapB gene encoding 4-hydroxy-tetrahydrodipicolinate reductase, coding for MTKVIITGSKGRMGKALIACAERNPELKVAGQIDAGENLADVIKEADVVIDFSFHAASAGFAEVSAQHKKAIVIGTTGHSEADKAKIVSLASKIPIVLATNFSTGVNTLFWLTRKAAEILGSDFDLEIVEMHHRLKKDAPSGTATTLAEILADVRKLQLKEALRHGREGIVGERTASEIGMHSVRGGDVVGDHTVIFATNGERVELTHKASSRETFANGALRAAEWVVKQKPGLYNMQDVLGLK
- a CDS encoding nucleoside permease, yielding MNTSIRIRLSIMMFLQYFIWGSWYVTMYTFLSQTQKFPDGQIGLAYGTTALAAMISPFFVGMIADRFFATEKVLCFLHCAGGVLLYLASQQTSFWGFYALLLAHTLCYMPTMALTNSLSFSHMTDTGKQFTGIRVLGTIGWIAAGLLVGAMKIEAAKTPMVIGAVASIVMGVFCLCLPHTPPKAAGEPVSVRAVLGLDALSLLKDRSFAIFALSSFMICIPLAFYYNLTNGFLNELNVQNAAGKMTMGQMSELFFMLVFPFFFSRLGIKKMLMAGMLAWAVRYLLFAYGNSQSLVWMLYLGIILHGVCYDFFFVTGQVYVDNQASEKIRSAAQGFIAFITYGSGMFVGSLIQGKVAGMYALQPSGHNWRSIWIIPAGGAAAVLILFVLFFQSKDKKQLKSVPAMDPVAIAE